The bacterium genome window below encodes:
- a CDS encoding WG repeat-containing protein has product MRLTRRCACLATAVSLLSLLVSIHSLSAQESGPRLFPVQRNGRCGFIDSTGRVVIGLRFQQAQDFSEGLAPVRLDGKWGYIDRNGEIAIPPQFRLAYPFSDSLARVDTGADDFLRFIDHRGQVVLEVLAVQAWSWSGGLLPVQMELLGQGLKWGYLDKTGATVIAPAFDSAGPFSDGRAAVKSGDGWSVIDRAGRVIKAGFEQVTAFREGCALVLAGGKWGCIDTAGALVIPPRWDRLELFYEGLAAAALGGKCCYLGRDGRVALDLGEHPEMTVCYAFQDGLAPVMTAGGWGFIDRTGKLVIPAGYAEARSFSEGLAAVRVGDKWGFIDRTGRLVIEPRFAEPLRFAGGLAQERYLDRVGYVDKSGKYVWEVSR; this is encoded by the coding sequence ATGCGTCTCACCCGCCGCTGTGCCTGCCTTGCCACCGCTGTTTCGCTCCTGTCACTGCTCGTCTCGATCCACTCGCTATCGGCTCAGGAAAGCGGGCCGCGTCTTTTCCCGGTCCAGCGTAACGGCCGTTGCGGCTTCATCGACAGTACGGGCCGGGTGGTGATCGGCCTGCGTTTCCAGCAGGCGCAGGATTTCAGCGAGGGCCTGGCCCCGGTCCGTCTGGACGGCAAGTGGGGTTATATCGACCGCAACGGGGAGATTGCCATCCCGCCGCAGTTCAGATTGGCCTATCCGTTCAGCGACAGCCTGGCCCGGGTGGACACCGGCGCGGATGACTTTCTCCGCTTCATCGACCACCGTGGCCAAGTGGTGCTGGAGGTGCTGGCGGTCCAGGCCTGGTCCTGGTCCGGGGGACTGCTGCCGGTGCAGATGGAACTCCTGGGCCAGGGGCTCAAGTGGGGCTACCTGGACAAGACCGGCGCAACCGTGATAGCCCCCGCGTTCGACTCCGCCGGGCCGTTCAGTGATGGCCGGGCCGCGGTGAAAAGCGGTGACGGGTGGAGCGTGATCGACCGCGCGGGGCGGGTGATAAAGGCCGGGTTCGAGCAGGTGACAGCGTTCCGGGAGGGCTGCGCCCTGGTGCTGGCGGGCGGGAAATGGGGCTGTATCGACACGGCCGGGGCGTTGGTCATCCCGCCGCGCTGGGACCGTCTGGAGTTGTTCTATGAGGGCCTGGCCGCGGCCGCTCTGGGCGGGAAATGCTGCTACCTGGGCCGGGACGGCCGCGTGGCGCTCGACCTGGGGGAGCATCCGGAGATGACTGTCTGCTATGCGTTCCAGGATGGGCTGGCTCCGGTGATGACCGCTGGCGGCTGGGGTTTCATCGACAGAACTGGGAAACTGGTTATACCGGCCGGCTATGCCGAGGCGCGCTCTTTCAGCGAGGGTTTGGCCGCAGTGCGGGTGGGGGATAAGTGGGGCTTTATCGACCGGACAGGACGGTTGGTAATAGAGCCGCGTTTCGCCGAGCCGTTGCGTTTCGCGGGTGGCCTGGCCCAGGAGCGCTACCTGGACCGGGTGGGATACGTAGATAAAAGCGGGAAATATGTCTGGGAGGTGTCGCGGTAA